The Cardiocondyla obscurior isolate alpha-2009 linkage group LG20, Cobs3.1, whole genome shotgun sequence DNA segment cttataattttaaaaactacaGACTTTATACagacatattttttatcaaggtATAGTAAAActgtaaagaaaaagacataattaatgtattataaataagttTTAGCAAGGCACATGATTGTTTTATCACAAAATTTACTATTGGGAGCATACACAATAAttgagattattaaaaatgtataaaatatgtgcTTAATTTTTAGACTTGATAAACTAAATgcatatacaatttataaaaggattaatattttttaatagacttTCGTATAAGTGCCAATCTTTGTTTGTGTGCTTCGGTAACGGTAGCTCGTTTGTATGGACGTACTTCGTCTGTTCCAAAACCAGGAATCCACATATTCCAATTTCTTTCTAAAAACAGAATTTTCAACACACAATATATTTGCTGAAGTTTTTAGAGGTTATTTTTATAGCAAATTATTCTTGACAAATcaacaatttttccttttttttcattacaaatCAAGAAGAAAACGTTACTAATCTAACTTACCTAAATGTAACTGTACATCTTTAACTTCTACCGTATTGGCATGACGATGCTTGGCTAATAAGCAAGCTGCATTCACTGTCGTTTCCACAAAGTCGTCTGCTAACTGTAAAAGCATTTCTTCTACCTCTTCATCCAGCTGTTCCGTAGGATCTACTTCTCTGACCAAGTCTTGTAATCGTGTTTTTGTCAAAAACTATAAGTAGACAGTTtacattaaatgtaaaaaaaattaatctaatgtCACATCATATAGTAGAATACATAGAGTAATGaataaacataaataataaaagaaataatacagTATAGTTGTGTGCGAGTTTGCTGAAACGTACAGTGTCTTTCAATACTTGTCGCGTACCTGCGGAAAGTCGCTGAAAGAACTTGGAGTGGACGATTGTTGCGCCGGCTTCGAGGGCTGAGGAATGTACTGAGTTTGCTGAGACTGCGTCTGTGGTTGCACGGCGGTCGTCGTCGTAGTGCCTGCGGTGGACAAAGCCGATGGCGTCTGATTGTTGGGTCCGACGGACTGCAGACTTCCAAGTACGGGAGTCATCTCGGAGCCCGTTGTAGTCGTCGTGGTCGTTTGCCCGATAACACTCTGCTGCGACATTCCAAAAAGCGACGCGTCGAATCTCGAAGAAAGTTTGCCTTTGCCGCCACCGTTGTATCGTCACCTTGTCTCTcgcggaaagaaagagagagagagagagagagagagagagagagagagagagagagagagagagagagagacagacagacagacagacagacagagagagaggaaTATTACAAGGAAATAAGTcggtgaaaataatttgaaagcGACCGCAGGCTAAACCATGTCATTATCAGTCAGATAAATCTCAaccagagagcccaactcggaatcgcgactTCCACGTGTACaaatacagaggctcgtccgtgtgaagccagcgcttcggctgccgtcggacaGAAAAAAAGGCCAGAGTATACCCTGTCTGTtctactctttcgcggcgtcgccggcagttatcgcagattcgcttctcggtaacatcgccgAGTTATAAGATGAGAGCAAACATATAAacttaacaataaaataaaaagattttataatttaataatgtctgactctggccttttcttctgtccgacggcagccgaaacgctggctgAGAGCTGTGAAAGTAAAAGTCACTAAATATATCTAACGGCACTAGGTTGTCAGGGAATCAAGTCGTCCAGGTTACTTGTTTTGGCATCCTTAGTTAGTACCGTTATGCGAGAGGGGTGATCGGGGTGGTTAACGCTCGCTGACTCGCTCGTGCGGAGGAGTTGCAGTTTGCAGTGGATCTGGTAGATCGTGAATGGTGTTTGTTGTACATACGTACGTCGTGTTGTTCCACGTAAATCCCGTTTCGTGCTGGGTAACTCGTGATATGTTTTATCGTCGCGCGTGCCAGGAAAAACAGGCCGCGGGGGTGCTCACGACAACGTGAAGTGAAGGATCGCTCCTTACGCCGCGGCCTCGTGCTAATCGATGCGGCGCGTCCGTATTGCGTCGGAGGTCTTCCGCCGAGATTCCGCGGCGCGTTTATGATGTAGACGTGCCCTCGAGGGACGCACAGGCGACTGCTTGAAGCGCGTAAGTACACCAACGTGTGTCGcgctcttcttttcttctcacCTGCCTGTTTACGAACCCTGGAGACCCTCCCTCGAGTTCCTCTCGCGACGCATGACTGGCGGTGCCGGCGTTCGGTTGATGCATAAAATGCAACAGTACCAAGTTGGTTAGGACGGAACGTCTTTCCGGCATTAGGTCATCGCAGCCGGAACTAATTTCATCTTGACTTGTTTTCGTCGTCGGCTGGATGCCCGTGCCTCTATTTTAGTACCACCCAGCATTCGGTacatttgcttttttttttttttttctctcctctcagAAAGCTCAACGTGTCAAGTATCTGCCTTTGTTAATTTAGAGCCAGTATTATCAATTTCTTGACAAGTTTACCTGTCGGTTTAGCATAAATCTGTTTTTATTTACTtggcaaaaaaattaagatagaTGTATGATTAACCGATAAGTAAATTTACCAGAAAGCTGAATTAGTCTACCTAAAGACATACAAGGGTTCACCTGATAAGTGTAATTTATCGAGCAAGTAGGACAATTGGCCCTTAACATGATTCAACTGTGCAAGACTAtcaaaatatacttttaacaTGCCAGTGACAAATGATACAATCACTCTGTTGGTTATCATTCTCTGTGTATAATACatgtaattgtaatttgtAACCATGTTTGAGAGACGAACGTTATGTTTCTGTCTACGGATACCTAGCAATTTCAAAAGGCATCCTTGCATCCTTTGGAGACAATTTGCTAATGCAAAAGTgtaaaaattagttaattgATGAGGAGGGTGACACTCGTAATGACACTTGAGAGAGACGCACACGTGTATGCATCTGGAAAAGGTTCTGCGAAAGATTCcatacattattattacacaAATTGTGTGTACACCTTTCACGTTCTAAAAGTTGAAAGATTAATCTGAGAGAAACGAAGGCTGCGAGGCAATAATACGATGAGAACATTTATTGTTACATTTACGATTTGTCACGTGAAAAGCGTTTTTTCGCCGCGACTTGATCGATGTTTTGCCGTATCGCACATACGTGACATGCTTATTACGTGGCGATATGTAGAGCCGAAGCGATCAACGAGGCGACGTGGATTCGTCGTATTCGATATCGCGCAACTATGTAGCGCGATAGAGCACGCGGTTGAGTCACGATCGTCTTTTACGATTGGCATTACCTCGaaataaatgtgaaatatgcaaaaattacgaaagcatcaatatatatatatatatatgtatatgtatatatgtttttaGACGTACGTATTTTTCTCGCGAGTTTTGAAGGGTGACTTTACGTATATCGTTGTGTAGTTGAAAAGTATTTTgccaatataaatatacatacacatgcCAAATGTTTTTCAGAAAATCTTATTGATTGGCTGTACAATATATGTACGTGCGTCAATGAAAATTCTCCCTTATCGAGATTACGAAACAGATAAAGCTATCCGCTATTCCTTTTAACAGAGCGCCGCTaacaagttaattaattagtgGAACTctggtttattttttatttttttttttcatcgattttcgatgtttatggattttttaaatcgtaatttttgcAAACTCACTCGTActtggcaaataaaaaaattgattaaccgagataattaattaaatattgataaacattaatttagaaaaaattaataaaaatacaatagtATGTTTAATAATTGTCTCAGATCTTACAATTAGATGTATCGATGTATTATATTCATAAGGAAAGAAATTTGTAGGTTCCGAGATCTAAtgttgaatttaaatttcgttaCAGGTGTAAGAAGTGAGTTTGACTAATCAAAAATCCCAAAATTCTTCCAATCATGCCAATGGAATTTTTGGAACGGTTACCAGTCCCGAATCTTAGGGTGTATACCGCCACAAGTTTCGCCATACTGTCCTGTTCCATCTATTATGCCACTCAAATAATTAAGGATCCTGCTTGGAGAACGAATCACACGCACGTCGACGTGAGTGCCCATTCTGAAAACGACGTCGATTCGACTGATCCGAGAAGTCTCGGCACGCATCTTAAAGAACTCTCGGAATGTATGCTGGTGGAACCTGTCTGCGTTTGGGTATGtttattgaatataaattaatattaaaatgtgcGTTGAAACACAACGCACAAAAGATTCCACCCTACTTCGTCGTGTACGTTTTATCTCTTTAGTATCGCGTCCATTGAGTTTCTTGTATCTTCTCTAAAATTTCTCACTATCTAacaacataattttataattatacacaTATTATAGATACCTAGGAAGTAGCATTGTAACGTTTCATGATTCCGTATCATATAACACGACGATagctatataattttacttatataaACTAATAAGTATGTAATGTTGTATTGTTTCCTTGGATTTAATAGAATGACGATTTGCCACGTAACTACGAAAAATCGACGATTTGTTGtgacga contains these protein-coding regions:
- the Taf12 gene encoding transcription initiation factor TFIID subunit 12 isoform X1 yields the protein MPERRSVLTNLVLLHFMHQPNAGTASHASREELEGGSPGFVNRQQSVIGQTTTTTTTGSEMTPVLGSLQSVGPNNQTPSALSTAGTTTTTAVQPQTQSQQTQYIPQPSKPAQQSSTPSSFSDFPQFLTKTRLQDLVREVDPTEQLDEEVEEMLLQLADDFVETTVNAACLLAKHRHANTVEVKDVQLHLERNWNMWIPGFGTDEVRPYKRATVTEAHKQRLALIRKSIKKY
- the Taf12 gene encoding transcription initiation factor TFIID subunit 12 isoform X2 codes for the protein MTPVLGSLQSVGPNNQTPSALSTAGTTTTTAVQPQTQSQQTQYIPQPSKPAQQSSTPSSFSDFPQFLTKTRLQDLVREVDPTEQLDEEVEEMLLQLADDFVETTVNAACLLAKHRHANTVEVKDVQLHLERNWNMWIPGFGTDEVRPYKRATVTEAHKQRLALIRKSIKKY